In Colletotrichum higginsianum IMI 349063 chromosome 1, whole genome shotgun sequence, the DNA window TCGCCCACCAGATCCATCCGACATAAATCATGAACAGGGGGCGGAAACGGGGGAAGCAGTAGCTCAGAATGAGAGCCTccatgacggcgtcggcggcgtgcaGCGAGGGGAAGGCACCAAAGGGTACGGGGGCCGTCGTGAAGCTCGTCGTGTACATGTCGATTCCGAGGATGGCGTCGATGCGGGCCAGGCCGGCGGGGGATCCTTGCATGCCGTaggcggcgggcgccagGCCATGCTCGTTCTCGTACCACGGGGGAGTGCAGGGGAAGACAAGCTGGATTGTGACGCCGAGAACGTTGAGCCATCCGAAGCACTTGGCGAAGACGGGGACGGTCTTGGGGGCAGCGAAGAAGAACAGGAAGCCGGCGCAGATAAAGGGGGCGCCGAAATGACCTAAGCCGTACGGGATCCAAGCGAGGATGTCGAGAACGGGGTGGGTGTGAGCGGACAAGATATTAGAGAGGTTGGCGCCGTAAAGGACATTCTCGAGAGCGGGCAAAACGCGAACCCAGATGTGAGGGCGATATTTCGCATCAATGAAGCTGGTACTTCTGTCAGCGTCTGGAGACATCAGAGGGGTGAAAATGGGGCACAAATGAGACTTACCGGCTACAAAAGAAATAGATGAGATACGTCCATATACTCAGCCCGGGGAAGAAGAACTGGCTCGTGGCAGGAACGGTCAGGAGCAGGAGAccaccggcgacggcgagggtcTTGATTAGAGGGGCCGAGGGCGTGATGCAAAGTGAGAAGATGATCAGGGCGATCAGGATGGTGTACTGCAGGTCGAGGAGCCTCCACTTGTGATTTTGCAGTTTCCGTAATGTGACGAGAGGGTTGAACGATCTCTGAAGTGAGGTGACATCCTCGGCACCGTTGTAGGTGTCGCGCTTCTTCTGGTTCCTCTTTGCCCGGCTGGGTCGGTACCGGTGCGGGATAGGGTTGAGCTTGGCGAAGTTGATGTTGCCGGTCCAAAGCGATGGGAGCGTTGGCTTCCCTTGGAGGAAGCTGGCGAAGTCACGCATAGTTGCTGATACTCGCGGGGGAGCAGGTGATGCTCTGAGAGTCGCGACGCAAAGCGAGGGGGCGGGGTGAGAGAGGTGGCGGAGATAAAGGACCTCGAGGACGTCAAGGTCTTTCTCCGGTGTTGCGTCGACTTGTGTGTGTCTGACTAAAACCAAACCATCCGGTAGGTTtctcttgtcttgtcttgtcttgaTTCTGTCTCGATGACCCAGCTACGTCATGCCCCAGCAAGCCGGCCTGTTGGAATTCCCCCAGAAATATCCTACTCGTCGACTAGGTGGTGTGTGTGATTTGCAAGCGGgtggtcgccgtcgagggaggagggaatGATTAACAGGATGGGAAGTCTTGGGAttgagggagggaggagagaaagaggtCAAAAAGGGAATGAGACAAGCAACAGAGTTACGCAGAGTGTGGATGACTAGATGGATATGTATGGCGAGCAGACAGCGGAACGGACGGGCGAAGCGGCAGGGTTAGGCAAAGTAGGTTAAGGTAAGGCAGAGAAGGGATAGATAGAGTGACAAAGTGAGAACCAGAGACAGGGCACGACAAGGACCACGGTCCCAAGTCTTGTCCAGCgaaggaggccgagctccTCTGGATTTTGCTGGAGCCCATGATTTGAGGTGTACAGAGGAGGAGCACCGAAGTACCCAAGACGCCCAAGGCTCAGCAGAAAGGTACCAAGACAGCCCAAGCCGGCCTACGGAAGCGGCGGGGACCGGGGTGCTTGTCAGAGGCCGAGAGATTTTGGGTGCGGCGGCGCACTGCACGTACAGGTAGTGTAATAGAGTGGGTTGTGGAGTTAATGTGTCTCCGTCCGtcccttcttcctcgtcgcgcGCGGACAAAAACCCCAAACAAAGTACCGTGTACTCCTACACAACCCGCCGCCTTACGACAAGGTACAGTACACTGAAGATAGGCCCAGAGTACGTACACCACTACATCGTGGGTACCCTCACTTTCCTTCTGGTGGGTTGTGAGTCTCCCGAGTCCCGCCTCTACACCCTACACAGCTGACCAAGACTAGGGGGCGTCGGGCGGTAAGCGGTCCATTACTGCGCGTGGGACGTAGGGGCTGACAAACTGAGGAGGCCGAATCGAATCAATATGAAGCTATGATGCTGTGATGCTTCTCTCAGGATACCCTGGGGTCCCGTCCCAGGGGGCCTCTCTTGGCCGTCTCTGTCTGCGTACCGATCTCATCGTGACTCCCATCATTCATTCGGAGACCCTAGAGTCCTAGTATACTACGCAGTGCAGAcaatgctgctgctgctgagggCGGGCAGGCAGATGCCAAGTGCAGCTCTGCATCCTCCCGCCCTCTCCGGATCGACTTGTCATGACTGCCGTCGAAAGCTGGCAAGCTCGGCGCCATCTCTGCGGAAGGTCTCATCCTGACGATCATTCCGGGGGCTGGATGGCGCGCCGCTCACGTCCATGATGACtgatggtgtcgtcgtcCCGAGATGGCCTGTGATGGGCTCGTTTGTTGGGGGCCATTCGGTCTGGGAAACTGAGGGCGAAAGCACACAAGACCACAAATGCGAAGGACGCTCGGATGCTGCGGCTCGGGTACAGGTACATTCTCGATAAAGCGGAGCTTAGTCAACTGGGGTACGTACCGGGAAGGGAGTCACGAGCGCTACAGCTTCTGGGTCGGTCGTCGCTGGCGACGCACGGGCTTATCTTGGGAGAAACAAGAAAGCAGGGATCAAGCAACGCACGCTCCCTGCAGTTGATCGGGCAGGTTCGACGGGCAAGGTACGTACTGGGCTCTCCCACAGTCCGTCTGCCGGGGCCTTACGTGATGATGCTGGTCTACAGGACCACCGCCGTGCCCGCCTTTGCCCGGGGGCCCAGTAATCAGTCTTCTTTTGGAGTGGTGGCTGGTGACTGGTGACGACAGGGTCCATATTTTGCTTCGATTTTTCTGCTTCCACGGTGACTGACCTTTCGTTCTCGgccttcgccttcgtcttcgcATTTTGTTGCGTGAGGATGACATCCTCGCTACGCTAGCCGACGAACCAAAGAGATGAGAGTACTCTGCAGAAGAGAAACATATAGGTCGAGACTACGGAACATCTCCGTGGTGGACCTGAGTAGTAGTGAATATTTGAACTGTatctgtactctgtagaAAGAAGACATGGTCTGGTTCTGTGCTTTTCTTCCTCCACTACCTACAGTGACCAGCCACGAATCAGCAGACCACGTTCAATGCGGATAGCATTCAAGCCTTTCGAGTCGCTCTCCTtacctcgccgcccgcatGTTGTTTCGATGGTTCATCTTTTCAAGTCGCGGACGGCTTCATCTCGTTCATTCTCAAACCCGCAAAGTCCGCCCCCGGCCCCCGTCGAATCGGCGCATCGGACTTTGCTGGACCCAAATTGCTCTCCCACCACCCACGCTCCTTGACTGGCCCTGCAAGCGTGCATCACCTGCACCCAAGTCGGTCACAGAAAGACAAGATGTGTGTCGCGTGCACGCTGCAGTTGACGCCAGTTGTCGATCGATGGCTGGTCGACAGGGCTGACAAGTGACGAGACCCCCCGTCCCAACAATCCTGTCTGAGCTCTCGCATCGCAACATGTCGCAGGCTCACA includes these proteins:
- a CDS encoding PAP2 superfamily protein, with the translated sequence MRDFASFLQGKPTLPSLWTGNINFAKLNPIPHRYRPSRAKRNQKKRDTYNGAEDVTSLQRSFNPLVTLRKLQNHKWRLLDLQYTILIALIIFSLCITPSAPLIKTLAVAGGLLLLTVPATSQFFFPGLSIWTYLIYFFCSRFIDAKYRPHIWVRVLPALENVLYGANLSNILSAHTHPVLDILAWIPYGLGHFGAPFICAGFLFFFAAPKTVPVFAKCFGWLNVLGVTIQLVFPCTPPWYENEHGLAPAAYGMQGSPAGLARIDAILGIDMYTTSFTTAPVPFGAFPSLHAADAVMEALILSYCFPRFRPLFMIYVGWIWWATMYLNHHYAVDLVGGSLLSAGIFYFAKARYLPQQQADKKTRWEYDYVEIGEQTKTFDEEYGRMYNMGYLRRRGSSSSDEWAVGSSSSYSASSRGSGSLSPALSEESGRSIFSIEIRPDHERYEIPQLTEVAIR